One genomic window of Salinibacter pepae includes the following:
- a CDS encoding carboxypeptidase-like regulatory domain-containing protein: MQSSTSRVWFVLALFSLSILVSCDSGGGTPEPDEPSEVSVEVTGTVTSAENDEPIGGVSVEVLRADNGNTLASATTDTTGSYEATFTIEEPSAPDQIRLELSAEGFVDKEVSTGFQPSVSEDVTLEVMSVEATASGTVTDSDTGDPIEGASVTGTRPDGGEQLFEATTSSDGTYEATFEVADEPSEVTIQADDENFESGEQVVSFGQQITTDFSLQPATTEVTVSGTVSDSSSSDPIEGATITGTRVDDGDQLFETSAASSGEYESSFTVDAPSAPNELRVEANADSFRAEEKTVGFASSVSQDFELVKNRFSLDLSVDGDGSIETNLVSGDLSENGYLLGSEVEIEVLPNGENIFFGWSGDIDKSENPATIEITENTSATAEVGTPQDGLSLGIGLVQIGSTIDEASFSLSNDLPEEVIVTGFTLLDQNDTEVINTSDNLTIDQGDSSGFSVSFGIGPTPEEFEQYQTIWEFEFRGSTFEKEVVVGDVYSPSDPFSLDKSANMIELRVEE, encoded by the coding sequence ATGCAGTCGAGCACTTCCCGAGTTTGGTTTGTCCTTGCGCTTTTCTCCCTCTCAATTCTCGTCTCCTGCGACTCAGGGGGAGGCACGCCCGAGCCGGATGAACCTTCTGAAGTAAGCGTGGAGGTGACCGGTACAGTCACGTCGGCTGAGAACGACGAGCCGATCGGTGGCGTCTCTGTTGAGGTCCTCCGGGCCGACAACGGAAATACCTTGGCGTCCGCCACCACTGACACCACTGGAAGCTACGAGGCTACGTTTACGATCGAGGAGCCTAGCGCGCCAGACCAGATTCGGCTGGAGCTGTCTGCCGAAGGGTTCGTAGACAAGGAAGTCTCAACCGGCTTCCAGCCTTCGGTCAGCGAAGACGTGACGCTTGAGGTTATGTCTGTGGAGGCAACGGCCTCCGGCACGGTCACGGACAGCGACACAGGAGACCCGATTGAGGGAGCCTCTGTCACCGGCACGCGCCCTGACGGTGGTGAACAGCTTTTCGAGGCGACTACCTCTTCGGATGGGACGTACGAGGCGACCTTTGAGGTGGCTGACGAGCCGAGTGAGGTCACGATTCAGGCAGATGATGAGAACTTCGAGTCTGGAGAACAGGTCGTCAGCTTCGGCCAGCAGATTACCACTGACTTCAGCCTTCAACCCGCAACCACCGAGGTGACTGTTTCAGGGACGGTGAGCGACTCAAGCAGCAGCGACCCGATTGAAGGAGCTACCATAACTGGAACTCGCGTCGATGATGGAGATCAACTTTTCGAAACTAGCGCCGCCTCAAGTGGAGAATATGAGTCATCATTTACTGTAGACGCACCCAGCGCGCCCAATGAGCTACGGGTGGAGGCCAACGCGGATAGCTTCAGGGCGGAAGAGAAAACCGTCGGCTTTGCCTCTTCAGTAAGTCAAGACTTCGAGCTTGTAAAGAACAGATTCTCTCTAGACTTGAGTGTCGACGGAGACGGCTCAATTGAGACTAATCTGGTATCTGGTGACCTGAGTGAAAATGGGTATCTCCTCGGTTCAGAGGTAGAAATTGAAGTTCTTCCCAACGGAGAGAATATATTCTTCGGGTGGTCTGGAGACATAGATAAGAGCGAGAATCCAGCAACTATAGAGATTACGGAGAATACTAGCGCTACCGCGGAAGTAGGTACCCCACAAGATGGATTGAGTCTGGGTATAGGACTCGTTCAGATAGGGTCTACGATTGATGAGGCTTCCTTTTCCCTTTCAAACGATTTACCTGAAGAGGTAATCGTGACTGGGTTTACCCTGCTTGACCAAAACGACACAGAGGTTATAAATACGTCTGATAACCTGACAATAGACCAAGGCGACTCAAGTGGATTTAGCGTGAGCTTTGGAATAGGACCGACTCCGGAAGAATTTGAGCAGTATCAGACGATATGGGAGTTTGAGTTCAGAGGAAGTACCTTCGAGAAAGAGGTAGTGGTTGGAGACGTGTACTCCCCATCTGATCCATTCAGCTTGGATAAAAGCGCGAACATGATAGAGCTGAGGGTCGAGGAGTAG
- a CDS encoding tyrosine-type recombinase/integrase, producing MARPDKLPRVLTEEETDRLLAQPNQRYFGPCRDYLYMRIMLKAGLRASEATALRPERIDLMSGKLMVREGKGAKDRTLWIGEEILEELQGWMDRRQEKAPKADYLLPTSKGTQVATSHLRRSVKRYARDAGIEEVERVSPHTLRHTFATRLYRSAGKIRLVQKALGHSDLSTTMIYTHVVDEELEGAMKGL from the coding sequence ATGGCCCGCCCGGACAAGCTACCTCGGGTTCTCACCGAGGAAGAAACCGATCGGCTCCTGGCTCAGCCCAACCAGCGATACTTCGGCCCCTGTCGGGACTACCTCTACATGCGGATCATGCTCAAGGCCGGTCTCCGGGCTTCCGAAGCGACGGCGCTCCGGCCCGAGCGTATTGATCTGATGAGCGGGAAGCTCATGGTCCGAGAGGGAAAAGGCGCGAAGGACCGGACGCTCTGGATCGGAGAAGAGATTCTGGAGGAGCTTCAAGGCTGGATGGACCGGCGGCAAGAGAAAGCCCCGAAAGCCGATTACCTACTACCGACGTCGAAGGGAACGCAGGTGGCGACTTCCCACCTCCGCCGGTCGGTCAAACGGTATGCCCGGGATGCAGGCATTGAAGAAGTGGAGCGCGTCTCCCCGCACACCTTGAGGCATACCTTTGCCACGCGGCTCTACCGATCGGCTGGAAAGATCCGGCTCGTCCAGAAGGCGCTCGGCCACTCCGATCTCTCGACGACGATGATCTACACGCACGTCGTGGACGAAGAACTGGAGGGAGCCATGAAGGGTCTCTGA